A segment of the Terriglobia bacterium genome:
CGCCCTGCGCAAGTTCCGCACGGCGCTCGCCAGCGGCAACAAGGACGAGGCAGGCGTCGGATATCGTGAGACCACCTCGGTGCTCGACAAGGCGGTACAGAAGGGCGTGCTGCACAAGAATACGGCGTCGCGGTATAAGTCGCGGCTCGGCAAGCGCCTGAACGCCATTGCGAAGTAGTTGGTAGTTAAGCGGATCAGAGTTTTGGCGAGACACAGCAATACGTATCTCTTGCTCCGCCAGGATGGATCGCTTTGGCAGCGGCTGAAGTCATCAGACGCGTTCGTGAAAGCAACCTAGTACTTCAGCAAGAGTCCGGTTTGCACTGTATTCACGCGGATAAATCGTGGCGGAGAAAACCCATTCTTGTAAGCAATATTCACCGAGAAGTGGCCTGCATTATCAAGGGCTAGATTCCCGCTGAGAACTCCGTACGCATTCCAACCGCTTACCGCCCTTAGTCGTAATGTATGGTCTTTCTGCTCAACGACTGTATTCTCAGTCGTTGCCAAATACCTTGGGGTGCCGGTAGCATCAATGGTGAAGTTCCCAATTTCGATCTGACCGTGTATTTGCGGCACAACGCGTGCAATCGAATACGTGGGCAGTAGCAGCGTGGCCTTGCCGACGGACGCCGTGACCGTGGTGTCACGCAACGCGCCGCCAATCTCAGTGCCAGAGTGGAAATCTAGTGTGTATCCGAGCCGGGCACGGGGAAGAGTTTCTGGCGCCAGGGTAATACCGTGTGCCTTCGCAATTGCCTGTCGCTTGCTGAATTCTCTCAACGTGCGAACCCGTCTCGGTGCATAAAGGCCCGCAAAATAGTATGTCAAGTCTGGATTTGCCAATAAGTTATCGCGATCCAACTCCTTATCGGTCTCGAAGGTTATTCCCGGACTGAAAAAAATGCCTTGTAAAACTGTGTTCGGCCGAAACACGCGAGTAAATGTCACACCGAAATTTATCGTGTCGGTATAGCTTATGCCACTTACTTTGTTCTGCCCTACATCCGCAGCTGCAACCGGGTAGAACTGGAATCTTCGGTGCAACGTCCCCACCGGAGGAGCTATCCGGCCTTCTAGCACCCATGCGGGTTGCGCATGGGCACCGGCCGCGTGGTCCAACTTGACATAGTAGCTCGCGGCATCTTTCGTGGCCGGGGCCTGCTGTGCTGCGAGCTGCGCTTTCGCCTCGAATTTAGGCTCGGCCGCGTACACGTTTAGAAGCCCTGGAATCCTAAGTGGAAACAATGAGGAATTATCCGGCGCGTTCTGAAGCTGTACTCGTAGGCGCCCCACCCCTCCCAACTCTTGTAAGAAGTGCGGCGTCAGATGGTCGGGGACGGGAACCAAGAGATTGCAGTCGCCGCTTACTTCCACCGGTTTGGCGGCGTAATCTTGCATGATAAATTGACACTTGCCATTGGGCCCGGCCCTAAACCCAACGTGGGATTCAAAAATGTAAGTATTGGCTTCAGCTTCGGTCAGAGGTTGGATCACCGAAAGTGTACCAGCTGTATCCAGATCCTGTTCTACCTTTCCTTGTATTGGCGGCTGTGATGTGGACACCAACTGTAGGACCAGCCGATACTTGTGCTGTTGTTCCAGCACCTTCTTGTCCATGGAGCTTGCCGAAGGAGCAAGATTGATTAAGAGCCACTGCAGGGTGTCTGGTACCGGAGTGACGCTAACCACGTCTATCGGCTTTTTGCCGAAATCCGCAGTTTCCAGTGAAAATATCGCGCCGGATGATAGGGACAGTCCCGAAACATCCGCCTCCGTGCACCGGATCCCCAGCACGCGGTCGGAAAGGACTTTATAGTCTTTGACGTTGCAAAGTGACGTTGAACCAGAGGCGGTCTGGAATTGCATTTCCGTCGCAGATGCGGTTGCAGCCGCAGCTTGTGGTACGAAATGAAGAACCATCCGGTATTTGTTGTCGTTCTCAAGCAAGTGAATGCCAGCCCCGGACGACGAAACGGCCAGCATGATTGTCAGCCATTGCGGAACTTCCGGGACCGCCAATACGCGGATAATCTTAATTTTCGGGCCACCTCCATCAACACGCTCCACGAATGACTCCTCATTCGTGGACAACGTCAGTTGCGAGACGTTAGCCTCGACACACTTGATTAGAAACGCAGTGTCGGAAAGAACCTTATAGTCCAATGGGCGGCAAAGCTGCGTCGATTGACCAAGCGCGATAACCGGCATCAGCAAAGAAAAGCAGAAGACGATTGTATGCGGTCGGATCGTGGTCATGGTCATTTGTCGCTCTAATCGCGATAGCGCGGGCTGCAATTACTGCGGTGCGGGACTCTGATCTACGGCGTTCACGAGATCATTAACAGTTTTGATCTTGCCGCCCTTGTTCGTGTCTGCGTAGAAGTCTTTCGTCCTTGCCCGAATCTCTCTACGAACAGGGCCTTGCCTGAAATCGTCCTGAAGCCTCGTCACAAGTGACTGAACGCCTTCTGGATGGAATCGGAAATCGTGCTTTGAGATTGTTTCTGCCCAAACTACCTCCAGGACCGCATCGTCGGATGGGATCCTTGGGTATTTGGCCCAGGACTTTACCGACATTACAACTGTGTCATGGACGTTCATAGGTTTTGTCACCCCGACACGTAGCCCTATTCGTACCATCAGCAAAGCTAATCCGAGGACGAGGCCAACCGCCACAAACGCCAACCAGTACTTCGTTTGTCTTCGCACTCGAGCGTCCTTTGGAGAGAATCGCGCCATTTAACACCAAGATCAGCTACTGTCAACAATTTCTTGGAGTTGTTTCATTTTCAGGAATGCCTTAGGCACAGGTGTGCGCGAGGCAGGCGGGTAGTAGGCTGGGAATTGTTTAATTTAGCTTTTAGCTTTCGGACGGCAGGCTGCGGCCTGCCGTTTTCGTTTTGCTGGCAGGGCGAGGACGCTCAGTTGGCGTAGCGCGCGGCAGAACGTCGCCCCGTGAGTGAACCCGGGGTTAGCTGCCTGCCTGAGCAAGAGCTCGCTTTAGCGGGCGACAGAGCCGTTTGTCACGTGCCGGTGCTTTGCACCGCATCCAGCCGGATCCCAAAAAATCCTTCCAGCGCGGTGTCGTATTCCTGGGTAGTAGCAAGAGCAGATTCCCGGCGCTGGCCGCCTTCGGTGATCACCAGACGCGCGCCGGTCAAGGTAACGCGCCCGGTGGGGGTCAGAATGCTGCATACGCGATTGCGCGTGAAATGAGATTCCGGCGAGGTCTGGTGATGACGGCACATGCCCTCAAATTCGGAGAGGCGCCGGGGCACGAGCGTGAAGTCGTACAGCATGCGCCACTCCGAGGCCGAATCGGCCAGCACCGGCACGCCGCGCCGGTTGCCGGGCTCGGGAGAATAGCGCAGGACGCGCCAGCGCTCCTCCCGGGTATCGAGGCAGTAAAAAACATTGCGCTGAAACTGCTCCGCGTTGGGCAACAACGGAAGCGGCTCGATGAAAGACTCGCCGAATCCCACGTCGGCCAGCCAGGGCGTGTCCAAATCCACCTGGAGTGTGAGGTGATCGAATTCCGGGCCGACGCGGTTCTCCGCGATGGGAACGCGCGCCGAGAGCAGGGTTACGCGGAAACCGAGTTCACTCAGCAGGGCCGCGAACAGGCTGTTCAGCTCGTAGCAGAAGCCGCCGCGGCGGCGGAGCACGATCTTATCGAACAGGTGCTCCTGGTCGAGCGCAATGGGCACGCCGCGGTGAATGTCGAGGTTCTCGAAAGGTACGGCGAGCAGGTGGGCATAGTGCACGGCGCGCAGGGTTTCCAGTGTCGGCGCGAGGGGGCCGGAGTAGGAGATGCGGCGAAAATAGGAATCGAGGTTCAAGCTACACGGGCAACTGTTGTTGTTCCCACCCGGCTTCTGCGATGTTGGGTTCGGCGCAGAGGTCGAGCACCAACCGCTCGAGGATGAGGCGTTTGCTGGGCGGGTTGGAGCGGAGGTCGAGGTCGGCGCGGGCGATGAGCCGCAGGGCGCGCGTCAGTTCGCGCCGAGACTTGTAGCGGCGTGCCTGGCGCAGGATGTCTTCGGCGGCAAAAGGCGGAACGCGGAAGCCCTGCCAGAGCGCGGCCCAGAGCGCGCGCGAGTCGCGCACGCGCTTCTCGAAAATCACCAGCATCTGGCGGAAGGTTTTCGCCAGCATGTAGAGGTGGCCGATGGCGGCCTCCTCGCCTTCGCCGCTGCTGAGGATCGCTTCCAGCACCCCAAGCGCGCGCACGCGGTCCTTGGCGGAAATGGCGTCGGTGAGTTCGTAGAGCGAGCGCTGCTTGGCGGCCAGGACCATGGTTTCGACGTCGCCGAGCGCGATCCGCTTTTTCTCGCCGACGTAGAGGATGAGTTTTTCCAGTTCGTTGGCCACCAGCATCATGTCGCCGCCCAACGCGTCCACCAGTTCGCGCGCGGCGTCATTATCAACCTTGACGCCTTCTGCGGCGCCGGTGTCGATGGCCCAGCGCACGGCCTCGCCTTCCTCAACGCGCGCCATCTCGACAATCCCACAATACTGGCCGAGAGTTTCGCGCAGGCGCTGGTAGCGGTCGCGGTCGGCGAGTTCCATGCGGCGGACGTCGGCGGGAATGCTGATGAAGTCGGCGACGAAGATGAGCAGCGCGTCGGGATTGGGATTGGCGGCGTAGTCTTCGATCGCCTTGAACTCGGCATCGTGCGAACCGCGGGTATAGAGCGCCTTCACGCCGCGAATGAAGAAGACCTGGAACGGCGCCATGAGCGAAGGCGTGCGGGCGGCATCGAGGACTTCGATGAGCGGGGTTTCGGCGAGATCGAATTCGTGGAGCGAGAAGTCGCGCAGATCGGGCGCAACCAGATGCTGGAGCACGGCCTCGCGGCACTGCTTGCGGAAAAAGGCTTCATCACCGGCGAGCACGTAGCAGGGTTTCAGCTTGCGCTGCACGATGTCGGTAACGAATTTTTCCGCGGCGGCGAAGGCGCGCATTCAGTACGCCTCCAGGATATTGGAGACCAGGGTGCGTGCGAAGTCGCGCGACAGGCGGTCCACGGCGGGCGAGTCTTCTTCGAAGAAGCTGGTAAGCTCGCGCGAGACCTGGTATTGCTCGCGGAAGGTGTAGTTCGGCTGGTCGAACAGCACCGTGCCCTTGCGGTCCACCAGCGAGACGCGCATGGTGACCGTGACTAGGGCGCTGGAGGCGCGGCCGGTCTGCGAGTCGTAGGTGAGCGGCGCCAGTTGCATGGTGGTGACCGTGCCGCGCAGGGTGGCGTCGGCATCGTCCGCCGGTTCGCTGATGATGCGGAATTTTGTGCGGGTGACGAATTCGCGAACCACGGCCGAGGTCAGCACCTGCTCAACCCGGTAGTTTTGCGTCTGATTGGTGAATGCGGGGACGGCGATGGTGTGGACGGAGTCAGGCAGGCGGACGTAGTGGGTGGTGGTGTGGTAGCCGCAGCTCACCGTCAGCAGCAAGCAGCAGAAGAGCGCGGCAATAGATAAGCGTTTCGTCACGTGTTGAGGAGTACCGAGTACCTAGTACCGAGTACCGAGTACCGAGCGTGGTACTCGTAATGCGGCACTCGGTACTAGGTACTCAGTACTCAGTACTCGGTACTTCTACTGCAACTTCCCTTTCGGCATGGCGGCCGCCATTTGCTGGGCGGCGTCAATGGCGTTCAATGCCAGCACGCGCAGGTTGTCGGCGGCGGCCCAGATCCAGAAGCCGGTCTCGCGCTGGGCATCGGCGCGGATCCACACCATCATGTCCTCCGACCCGGCGGCGGCAACGTTGCTGGGCGACTCCTCGGAGCCGCGGGTGAGTTCTACGTGCTCGCCGGCGATGGCCTGCGAAAAATCGCCGATCGAATGTGCCTGCTCCAACTCAATGTAGAGCGAAAAGACGTGTCCATGAAAGATCGGCGCCTGCACCAGCATCAGCGAAGGCACCGGCACATCGGCGTGCGGCACGGACCCCGGCTGCGGAACTTGTCCGGTAATTTGGCGGTAGTGGCTGAGGATGCGGCGCTCGGCGCTTTCCAGCGTGGGCGAGGAATTCTCGCCGTAACGCGCCAGGACATTGAAGGCGACCTGCGCGTCGAAAACCGCCTTGGGCATTTCCTGGAAGGAGAGCAGGTTCACAGTCTGCTCGTGAAGTTCGTCCATGCCGGCGCGGCCGTGTTCGGAGGCGGGCTCGAAGACGGTGGCAACGGCGGAGCGCAGGTTGGCGACCTTCTGCGCGCGAGCGATCAGCAGCGCCAGCACAACCGCGGCGGGATGCGCCGTGACCACGGGCGCGGGCTCGAGTTCCGGTATTTGCGAGTGGCGCAGCTCGCGTTCCAGCCACGGGGAGCGGACGCGGGCGCCGGGAGCGTCTTCCAGCGCGTGCGAGAGGTCCACGATCAGGCTTCCGGCCTGCTGCGCCATGCGCCAGTGTTTGCGGGTGAAATCCGGCTGCGAGGCAAAGAAGGTAAAGTCCACGTGCTCGAAGTTTTCCGCGCGCACGCTCTGCACGAACGTCACTTCCTCGCCGACGGGCTCGAGCTGGCCGAGGGATTCGTCGTCGTCGAGCAGCTTGATGTCCACCGCGGGAAAGGCAGTCTCGGGCAGCACCTCGGCGAGTTCCTTGCCCTTCAGGGT
Coding sequences within it:
- a CDS encoding arylamine N-acetyltransferase, producing the protein MNLDSYFRRISYSGPLAPTLETLRAVHYAHLLAVPFENLDIHRGVPIALDQEHLFDKIVLRRRGGFCYELNSLFAALLSELGFRVTLLSARVPIAENRVGPEFDHLTLQVDLDTPWLADVGFGESFIEPLPLLPNAEQFQRNVFYCLDTREERWRVLRYSPEPGNRRGVPVLADSASEWRMLYDFTLVPRRLSEFEGMCRHHQTSPESHFTRNRVCSILTPTGRVTLTGARLVITEGGQRRESALATTQEYDTALEGFFGIRLDAVQSTGT
- the holA gene encoding DNA polymerase III subunit delta, producing MRAFAAAEKFVTDIVQRKLKPCYVLAGDEAFFRKQCREAVLQHLVAPDLRDFSLHEFDLAETPLIEVLDAARTPSLMAPFQVFFIRGVKALYTRGSHDAEFKAIEDYAANPNPDALLIFVADFISIPADVRRMELADRDRYQRLRETLGQYCGIVEMARVEEGEAVRWAIDTGAAEGVKVDNDAARELVDALGGDMMLVANELEKLILYVGEKKRIALGDVETMVLAAKQRSLYELTDAISAKDRVRALGVLEAILSSGEGEEAAIGHLYMLAKTFRQMLVIFEKRVRDSRALWAALWQGFRVPPFAAEDILRQARRYKSRRELTRALRLIARADLDLRSNPPSKRLILERLVLDLCAEPNIAEAGWEQQQLPV
- the rpsT gene encoding 30S ribosomal protein S20; the protein is MANHFSALKRARQTEKRTAANRANKSRLRSALRKFRTALASGNKDEAGVGYRETTSVLDKAVQKGVLHKNTASRYKSRLGKRLNAIAK
- a CDS encoding segregation protein B; translated protein: MNRAHQPGRSGSENGLYRVAIVGAGTLKGKELAEVLPETAFPAVDIKLLDDDESLGQLEPVGEEVTFVQSVRAENFEHVDFTFFASQPDFTRKHWRMAQQAGSLIVDLSHALEDAPGARVRSPWLERELRHSQIPELEPAPVVTAHPAAVVLALLIARAQKVANLRSAVATVFEPASEHGRAGMDELHEQTVNLLSFQEMPKAVFDAQVAFNVLARYGENSSPTLESAERRILSHYRQITGQVPQPGSVPHADVPVPSLMLVQAPIFHGHVFSLYIELEQAHSIGDFSQAIAGEHVELTRGSEESPSNVAAAGSEDMMVWIRADAQRETGFWIWAAADNLRVLALNAIDAAQQMAAAMPKGKLQ